A single window of Nicotiana sylvestris chromosome 3, ASM39365v2, whole genome shotgun sequence DNA harbors:
- the LOC104215366 gene encoding transcription termination factor MTERF9, chloroplastic-like isoform X2, protein MFGLVNNGAKKHLFPICYIRFQLLSSTAVATSRANVLVDFLVNSLEFSTEEAMSTSTKELLGNLDSVATVVKKEPRLLSSNLSKVLPPNISLLQNLGISRADIGMAFHRHPRYLLIKPEWLERVVHQLEKDFHMPRGSRMFLHGIEVLVSLAESKLERKLDIFRSFGWSDSDICAMVRNLPYCLTTSEDKIRRTLEFFMVELGYESSYLASHAPLLKLSLEKRIMPRNEIFKILKENQLIKEKLSLYTVVTRTESQFLEKYVLPFRAKIPEVYDLYMKTRS, encoded by the exons ATGTTTGGACTTGTTAACAATGGCGCAAAAAAGCATCTCTTTCCCATTTGTTACATCAGATTTCAGCTCCTTTCCTCTACAGCTGTCGCAACTTCACGTGCCAATGTATTGGTGGATTTCCTGGTGAACTCACTTGAGTTCTCAACAGAAGAAGCCATGTCTACGAGCACCAAG GAGTTATTGGGTAATCTTGATTCTGTAGCTACGGTTGTTAAGAAGGAGCCTAGGTTGCTTTCTAGTAATCTATCAAAAGTATTACCACCCAATATATCATTGTTGCAAAATCTTGGGATTTCACGGGCGGATATTGGGATGGCTTTTCATAGGCATCCTAGGTATCTGCTTATTAAACCTGAGTGGCTCGAGAGAGTAGTGCATCAACTGGAAAAGGACTTTCATATGCCTCGGGGGTCGCGGATGTTTCTTCATGGCATTGAAGTACTCGTGTCGCTTGCTGAATCGAAATTAGAAAGGAAATTAGATATTTTCCGGAGTTTTGGATGGTCTGATTCTGATATCTGCGCAATGGTGCGAAACCTTCCTTACTGTTTGACTACATCAGAGGATAAGATAAGACGCACATTGGAGTTTTTTATGGTGGAATTGGGATATGAATCTAGTTATCTTGCTTCTCATGCACCACTTTTAAAGTTAAGCTTGGAGAAGAGGATCATGCCAAGGAATGAAATCTTCAAGATTCTTAAAGAAAACCAGCTGATAAAAGAGAAGCTAAGTCTCTACACCGTTGTCACACGTACTGAATCGCAGTTTCTAGAGAAATATGTGCTGCCTTTCAGGGCTAAGATACCCGAGGTGTATGATTTATACATGAAAACTAGAAGCTAA
- the LOC104215366 gene encoding transcription termination factor MTERF9, chloroplastic-like isoform X1: MFGLVNNGAKKHLFPICYIRFQLLSSTAVATSRANVLVDFLVNSLEFSTEEAMSTSTKVTRSRTRNYEPHLLLDLFLKMGMNKSQIKTLVSSSPELLFCNIDKTLKPKIKFLQELGLSVSDLDRFIKKGDFLKKGLHTILKPNLVYLQELLGNLDSVATVVKKEPRLLSSNLSKVLPPNISLLQNLGISRADIGMAFHRHPRYLLIKPEWLERVVHQLEKDFHMPRGSRMFLHGIEVLVSLAESKLERKLDIFRSFGWSDSDICAMVRNLPYCLTTSEDKIRRTLEFFMVELGYESSYLASHAPLLKLSLEKRIMPRNEIFKILKENQLIKEKLSLYTVVTRTESQFLEKYVLPFRAKIPEVYDLYMKTRS, translated from the coding sequence ATGTTTGGACTTGTTAACAATGGCGCAAAAAAGCATCTCTTTCCCATTTGTTACATCAGATTTCAGCTCCTTTCCTCTACAGCTGTCGCAACTTCACGTGCCAATGTATTGGTGGATTTCCTGGTGAACTCACTTGAGTTCTCAACAGAAGAAGCCATGTCTACGAGCACCAAGGTAACTCGTTCGAGAACCCGGAACTACGAACCACATTTGTTACTTGATCTCTTTCTCAAAATGGGTATGAACAAATCCCAGATCAAAACCCTTGTTTCGTCTTCCCCTGAACTGTTGTTTTGTAATATTGACAAAACCCTTAAACCCAAAATTAAGTTTTTACAAGAACTTGGCTTATCTGTGTCTGACCTTGATCGTTTTATCAAAAAAGGCGATTTCTTGAAAAAAGGTTTACATACTATTTTAAAGCCTAATCTTGTTTATCTCCAGGAGTTATTGGGTAATCTTGATTCTGTAGCTACGGTTGTTAAGAAGGAGCCTAGGTTGCTTTCTAGTAATCTATCAAAAGTATTACCACCCAATATATCATTGTTGCAAAATCTTGGGATTTCACGGGCGGATATTGGGATGGCTTTTCATAGGCATCCTAGGTATCTGCTTATTAAACCTGAGTGGCTCGAGAGAGTAGTGCATCAACTGGAAAAGGACTTTCATATGCCTCGGGGGTCGCGGATGTTTCTTCATGGCATTGAAGTACTCGTGTCGCTTGCTGAATCGAAATTAGAAAGGAAATTAGATATTTTCCGGAGTTTTGGATGGTCTGATTCTGATATCTGCGCAATGGTGCGAAACCTTCCTTACTGTTTGACTACATCAGAGGATAAGATAAGACGCACATTGGAGTTTTTTATGGTGGAATTGGGATATGAATCTAGTTATCTTGCTTCTCATGCACCACTTTTAAAGTTAAGCTTGGAGAAGAGGATCATGCCAAGGAATGAAATCTTCAAGATTCTTAAAGAAAACCAGCTGATAAAAGAGAAGCTAAGTCTCTACACCGTTGTCACACGTACTGAATCGCAGTTTCTAGAGAAATATGTGCTGCCTTTCAGGGCTAAGATACCCGAGGTGTATGATTTATACATGAAAACTAGAAGCTAA